In Paenibacillus sp. BIC5C1, a genomic segment contains:
- a CDS encoding alpha-mannosidase: MFLTENKLQARIHELSELRYRNRLPLNHFLACEDRREEINPVLPADNSHWKPMHTGESWSGRDLYLWLRTKVEFPASWADKRIVGLFDFGDTGGGNNSGFESLFYWDGKPFQGVDSNHKEVFFPASAAGSTNELVFRLWSGLEGGGQPRNQTHTFRQAELCWLDEAVDDLVFTGSAILETVNILDAHAPERTKLLHALQQSFRLIDWSQPKSDVFYSSVHDARDDLSSRLNAMDKASDVTVTCIGHTHIDVAWLWRLKHTREKCARSFSTVMRLMEMFPEYVFLQTQPQLYEYVKEDYPELYESIKERVAEGRWEAGGGMWLEADCNLTSGESLVRQLLIGTRFLKEEFGTDCRYLWLPDVFGYSWSLPQILKKSGIHTFMTTKISWNQYNRMPFDTFHWRGIDGSEVLTHFITTPEPWSEPGSWFYTYNGKIIPKTVKGIWDAYRDKEMNQDLLLSYGYGDGGGGVNREMLEMRRRLDQLPGLPKVKTGRADDYFEKLQETVEKTDSYIHTWDGELYLEYHRGTYTSQAYNKWMNRKLELAYREAEWLNALQSIVHNDWNLYQAKSLTAGWKIILRNQFHDIIPGSSITEVYEDSRIEYAEAEQIGSHVDTQARMAIAGSGESPHTYTIWNSSPWVATGIVSIPAASGELETGTWLSDSGEILNAQYQDARWSVEVKDIPSLGYTTIHFQISTVNEIPEHSPFIHSANGIETPFYLLEWNENGQLTRLYDKESHREVLAKGARGNVLQVFEDKPLAHEAWDIDIFYQEDMREITKCTSIEVVEIGLLQAVIRFAWEYLGSTITQNMTVYAGQRRIDYATEVDWHEQQQLLKVAFPVGIRSTEATYDIQFGNVKRPTHWNTSWDWARFESVGHQWADLSDRGYGVSLLNDSKYGYDIKDNVMRLTLIKSATHPDPHADQGLHSFTYALLPHQGDWLVGGTVQQAWLLNSPARYTVGQSEQPSRSMFTLSGSTAMISAVKKAEDSNRVIVRVHDYSGSMNMLELTSDLRIQAWRECNLMEVPEGELLYDTPITFALEPYEIKTFEIDLRV; encoded by the coding sequence ATGTTTCTTACTGAAAACAAACTACAAGCACGTATTCATGAATTATCCGAGCTCCGTTACCGGAATCGTTTGCCTTTAAATCATTTTCTTGCCTGCGAAGACCGCAGGGAAGAGATCAACCCGGTCCTGCCGGCAGATAATAGCCATTGGAAGCCTATGCATACAGGAGAAAGTTGGTCCGGTCGAGATCTCTATTTGTGGCTGCGTACAAAAGTCGAGTTCCCTGCCTCCTGGGCAGATAAACGGATTGTCGGACTGTTTGATTTTGGCGATACCGGGGGTGGTAACAATTCCGGGTTTGAATCCCTGTTCTACTGGGATGGCAAGCCGTTTCAAGGCGTAGATTCCAACCACAAGGAAGTGTTCTTTCCAGCCTCTGCCGCAGGCAGCACCAACGAGCTGGTCTTCCGCTTATGGTCCGGTCTGGAAGGTGGCGGTCAGCCCCGCAACCAGACGCATACGTTCAGACAAGCAGAACTGTGCTGGCTGGATGAAGCTGTTGATGATCTTGTATTTACAGGGTCGGCGATTCTGGAAACGGTCAACATTCTGGATGCCCATGCACCGGAACGCACAAAGCTGCTTCATGCGCTCCAGCAGTCCTTCCGCCTGATTGACTGGTCGCAGCCTAAGTCCGATGTCTTCTATTCCTCTGTGCATGACGCAAGGGATGACCTAAGCTCCCGATTGAATGCGATGGACAAGGCCTCTGATGTGACCGTTACTTGTATCGGCCATACTCATATTGACGTTGCCTGGCTGTGGCGGTTGAAGCACACGCGCGAGAAATGCGCCCGCTCCTTCTCTACGGTCATGCGTCTGATGGAGATGTTCCCGGAGTATGTTTTCCTTCAGACACAGCCCCAATTGTACGAATATGTGAAAGAGGACTACCCGGAACTGTACGAATCCATCAAGGAACGTGTCGCTGAAGGTCGCTGGGAAGCGGGCGGCGGCATGTGGCTGGAGGCTGACTGCAACCTGACTTCGGGCGAATCTCTGGTCCGGCAATTGCTGATCGGTACTCGTTTTCTCAAAGAAGAATTCGGGACGGATTGCCGATATCTCTGGTTGCCAGATGTATTCGGCTATAGCTGGTCCCTGCCGCAAATTCTTAAAAAATCCGGCATTCATACGTTCATGACGACCAAAATCAGCTGGAACCAATACAACCGCATGCCATTCGATACATTCCACTGGCGCGGAATTGACGGCTCAGAGGTGCTGACCCACTTCATTACCACGCCTGAGCCTTGGTCCGAGCCGGGTTCATGGTTCTATACCTATAACGGGAAAATCATTCCGAAGACGGTCAAGGGCATCTGGGATGCCTACCGCGATAAGGAGATGAACCAGGATCTGCTGCTGTCGTACGGATACGGAGACGGCGGAGGCGGAGTTAACCGTGAAATGCTGGAGATGAGACGACGGCTGGATCAACTGCCCGGACTGCCCAAGGTTAAGACAGGACGTGCAGATGATTATTTTGAAAAGCTGCAGGAGACAGTGGAGAAAACCGATTCGTACATCCATACATGGGATGGCGAACTGTATCTGGAGTATCACCGCGGAACGTATACCAGTCAGGCGTACAACAAATGGATGAACCGCAAGCTTGAGCTGGCTTACCGCGAAGCAGAATGGCTGAATGCATTGCAAAGTATTGTGCATAATGACTGGAATCTGTATCAAGCGAAGTCTCTGACTGCGGGTTGGAAAATCATTTTGCGCAACCAGTTCCATGACATCATTCCCGGTTCCTCCATCACAGAGGTGTATGAGGATAGCAGAATTGAATATGCAGAAGCTGAGCAGATTGGCAGTCACGTGGACACGCAGGCTCGGATGGCTATCGCTGGCAGCGGAGAATCTCCGCATACGTACACCATTTGGAACTCCTCCCCATGGGTCGCTACAGGAATCGTGAGCATTCCTGCGGCATCAGGTGAATTGGAAACGGGGACTTGGCTGAGCGATTCCGGTGAGATCCTGAACGCTCAATACCAGGATGCCCGTTGGTCCGTCGAGGTGAAGGATATTCCTTCGCTGGGGTACACCACCATTCACTTCCAGATCAGTACGGTAAACGAAATCCCTGAGCATTCGCCATTCATCCACTCAGCCAATGGAATTGAGACGCCGTTCTATCTGCTCGAGTGGAACGAGAATGGGCAGTTGACACGCCTTTACGATAAAGAGTCACACCGTGAGGTGCTTGCCAAAGGCGCTAGAGGCAATGTGCTTCAGGTGTTCGAGGACAAACCGCTTGCCCACGAAGCCTGGGATATTGATATCTTCTATCAGGAGGATATGCGAGAGATTACGAAATGCACCAGCATTGAAGTCGTAGAGATTGGGCTGCTTCAGGCCGTAATTCGCTTCGCTTGGGAATACCTCGGCTCCACAATTACGCAGAACATGACTGTATATGCCGGGCAACGGCGAATCGATTACGCCACTGAGGTGGATTGGCATGAACAGCAGCAACTGCTGAAAGTTGCCTTCCCAGTCGGCATCCGCTCTACCGAAGCCACCTATGATATTCAGTTCGGTAACGTTAAACGGCCGACGCACTGGAACACAAGTTGGGACTGGGCGCGTTTCGAATCCGTTGGCCATCAATGGGCGGATCTGTCCGACAGAGGTTATGGCGTCAGTTTGCTGAATGATTCCAAGTACGGTTATGACATTAAAGATAACGTCATGCGGCTGACCCTGATCAAGAGCGCTACGCACCCTGATCCACACGCCGATCAGGGACTGCACAGCTTCACCTATGCTCTTCTTCCGCATCAGGGAGATTGGCTGGTTGGCGGAACCGTGCAGCAAGCCTGGCTTCTAAATTCTCCGGCTCGATATACAGTGGGACAATCAGAGCAACCAAGTCGCTCCATGTTCACCTTGTCCGGCAGCACAGCCATGATCTCGGCAGTTAAGAAGGCGGAGGATTCCAATCGTGTCATCGTACGCGTTCATGATTATTCCGGCAGCATGAATATGCTTGAACTGACAAGCGATCTACGGATACAAGCATGGAGAGAATGCAATCTTATGGAAGTACCGGAGGGCGAACTCCTGTATGATACACCGATAACTTTTGCTCTTGAACCTTATGAAATCAAGACGTTTGAGATTGATCTGAGAGTATAA
- a CDS encoding LLM class flavin-dependent oxidoreductase, with translation MSQRRLRLGANLNGVGNSISFWRHPDIPINASVNLDFYKKQAIKAEEGKFDLLFIADGLFINEKSNPHFLNRFEPLTLLSVLAGATSHIGLVATLSTSYSEPFTVARQFASLDHISGGRAGWNVVTSPLEGSALNFGKGEHPDHALRYEIAEEHLNVVKGLWDSWEDDAFIGDKENGVFFDPSKLHTLNHQGEHFSVQGPLNVARSKQGHPVIFQAGSSESGKDLAARSADAVYTGHETLEEAKEFYSDVKARAVAYGRKAEDILIFPGIGPIVGRTEEEAERKYQEIAELVSIDQALNYLGRYFDHYDFAQFPLDDPFPEIGDLGSNSFRSTTDKIKQQAREQGLTLRQVALLASTPRTSFIGTPDQIADQIQEWFEGGAADGFNIRTVVPNGLADFVDLVVPVLQERGLFRTEYEHETLRGNLNLEIPRNRYTLETVK, from the coding sequence ATGTCACAACGACGATTGAGATTGGGAGCAAACTTGAATGGAGTGGGAAATAGCATTTCTTTTTGGCGGCACCCGGATATTCCAATCAATGCCAGCGTAAATCTGGATTTCTACAAGAAGCAGGCGATTAAGGCGGAGGAAGGGAAGTTCGATCTGCTTTTTATTGCGGACGGCCTATTTATTAACGAGAAATCCAACCCGCATTTCCTGAATCGTTTTGAACCGTTAACCCTGCTTTCTGTTCTCGCGGGCGCAACCTCACACATCGGGTTGGTTGCGACGTTGTCCACCTCATACAGTGAGCCGTTCACGGTAGCAAGACAGTTTGCTTCTCTGGACCATATTAGTGGAGGACGCGCCGGATGGAATGTAGTCACTTCGCCACTTGAAGGCTCGGCTCTGAATTTTGGCAAAGGTGAACATCCGGACCACGCACTGCGCTACGAAATTGCAGAAGAACATCTGAATGTGGTTAAAGGACTGTGGGATTCCTGGGAGGATGACGCGTTTATCGGGGACAAAGAGAATGGTGTTTTCTTCGATCCATCCAAACTGCATACGTTGAACCACCAGGGAGAACACTTTTCCGTCCAGGGGCCACTCAATGTGGCACGTTCCAAGCAGGGACATCCGGTAATATTCCAAGCCGGTTCTTCGGAATCCGGCAAGGATCTGGCAGCCCGATCGGCCGATGCTGTATATACGGGGCATGAGACGCTGGAGGAAGCTAAGGAGTTCTATTCGGATGTGAAGGCAAGAGCGGTGGCTTATGGACGTAAGGCAGAAGATATTCTGATCTTCCCTGGCATCGGTCCCATTGTGGGCAGAACGGAGGAAGAAGCGGAGCGCAAATATCAGGAGATCGCGGAATTGGTCAGCATTGACCAGGCACTGAACTATTTGGGCCGATACTTCGATCATTATGACTTCGCCCAATTCCCATTGGATGATCCCTTCCCGGAGATTGGTGATTTGGGCAGTAACAGCTTCCGAAGTACAACAGACAAGATCAAGCAGCAGGCAAGAGAACAGGGACTGACTCTCCGCCAAGTGGCATTGCTTGCATCAACGCCGCGCACATCCTTCATCGGTACACCGGATCAGATTGCTGATCAGATTCAGGAATGGTTCGAGGGGGGAGCTGCGGACGGTTTCAACATTCGTACAGTTGTGCCGAACGGACTCGCGGACTTCGTGGATCTGGTCGTACCTGTCTTACAAGAGCGCGGCCTGTTCCGTACCGAGTATGAGCATGAGACACTGCGCGGTAATTTGAATCTTGAGATTCCACGCAATCGATATACATTGGAGACGGTAAAATAA
- a CDS encoding MFS transporter, producing MENAKMPHWKRNLYILWFGLFFNHMSYTLSVPFFPLFLQNDLGIQSGLEVWSGISISISFLISGLCAPFWGSLADRYGSKLMLIRSGVGLAIAHLANYFVYDPYTFIAVRIFQGLMAGFNPASITLVGTNTPEKHVGYALGVISTSTAAGGILGPLVGGVLSQWIGLRGCFIASGIITLLSAVMVIWVKEARGPRTVIRTSILGDLKKAAATPGLMRIYGLILLVSTSVLIIEPVLTLYVVQIGGDVSSATLSAGIVFSAIGVATVIMGPRWGRIGGKIGYEKTLFIGLLGGGIGSLLQLTAYNLIYFGSLRFVYGLFFAAVYPALNALIIKYADRDFRGRAVSLSQTANQFGIVLGPLLGGFLGGWTGIPFIFLLTGIVLLGAAWTVRVSERNEANKPGLGMAATEAGGNSIKK from the coding sequence ATGGAGAATGCCAAGATGCCGCATTGGAAGCGAAATCTGTATATTTTGTGGTTTGGTCTATTTTTCAATCATATGTCTTACACCTTGTCTGTTCCGTTCTTTCCGCTATTTCTGCAAAATGATCTCGGTATCCAGAGCGGATTGGAAGTCTGGTCCGGCATTTCGATCTCGATCAGCTTTCTGATCAGCGGACTATGTGCTCCATTCTGGGGCTCGCTGGCTGACAGATATGGAAGCAAACTGATGCTGATTCGTTCGGGCGTTGGCCTCGCCATTGCTCATCTGGCTAACTATTTCGTTTATGATCCTTACACATTTATCGCTGTGCGGATATTTCAGGGACTCATGGCCGGCTTCAATCCTGCATCCATTACGTTGGTCGGCACCAATACACCGGAGAAGCATGTAGGTTATGCGCTTGGTGTCATCTCCACATCCACGGCTGCTGGGGGAATTCTGGGACCGCTTGTGGGTGGAGTACTGAGCCAGTGGATCGGTCTGCGCGGATGCTTTATCGCCTCGGGAATTATTACGCTGCTCTCGGCTGTGATGGTGATATGGGTAAAGGAAGCCCGCGGTCCCCGCACTGTAATTCGTACCAGTATTCTGGGTGATTTGAAAAAAGCTGCCGCCACGCCGGGATTAATGCGGATTTATGGTTTGATTTTGCTCGTTTCAACTTCCGTGCTCATTATCGAACCTGTACTGACGCTTTATGTGGTCCAGATTGGTGGTGATGTCAGTAGTGCAACACTTAGTGCAGGAATCGTCTTCTCGGCCATCGGTGTGGCAACGGTAATTATGGGGCCGCGCTGGGGAAGGATTGGCGGAAAGATCGGATACGAGAAAACGTTGTTTATCGGCCTGCTGGGCGGTGGCATTGGCAGTTTACTGCAACTGACGGCGTATAACCTCATTTATTTTGGAAGTTTGCGATTTGTTTATGGTCTGTTCTTCGCAGCCGTATATCCGGCCTTGAATGCGTTGATCATCAAATATGCTGACCGTGATTTTCGGGGAAGGGCTGTCAGTCTGAGTCAGACGGCGAATCAATTCGGTATTGTACTCGGCCCGTTACTCGGCGGTTTTCTGGGCGGATGGACGGGGATTCCTTTTATATTTCTCCTGACAGGCATTGTCCTTCTGGGAGCAGCCTGGACAGTCCGGGTAAGCGAAAGGAACGAGGCGAATAAACCGGGACTGGGCATGGCAGCAACAGAAGCAGGCGGAAACAGCATAAAGAAATGA
- a CDS encoding GNAT family N-acetyltransferase has product MIQITMRQSKQADEEHLAELRALVLYDDLNRLGRYDDLKVRERFRNTFDPEYTWIIEFEGEMVGCVALKPKSEEMLLEHFYIHPDYQGRQIGTQVLNMLLKRDDVKGKRVTLNVLQGSPARRLYERFGFVLDSEDEVDVFMSVQVK; this is encoded by the coding sequence ATGATCCAAATAACCATGCGTCAATCCAAGCAGGCAGATGAGGAGCACCTTGCTGAGTTGCGAGCTTTGGTTCTATATGATGATCTAAACCGGTTGGGAAGATACGATGATTTGAAGGTTCGTGAACGTTTCCGTAATACATTTGATCCTGAGTATACATGGATTATCGAGTTCGAGGGTGAAATGGTGGGGTGTGTAGCATTGAAGCCCAAGTCAGAGGAGATGCTGCTGGAACATTTCTATATCCATCCCGATTATCAGGGTCGGCAAATAGGGACCCAAGTGCTGAATATGCTACTGAAACGGGATGACGTTAAGGGCAAACGTGTTACTTTAAATGTATTGCAGGGCAGTCCAGCTCGGCGTTTGTATGAGCGCTTTGGGTTTGTTTTGGACAGTGAAGATGAGGTGGATGTATTCATGTCCGTTCAAGTGAAGTAA
- a CDS encoding SMI1/KNR4 family protein, giving the protein MIEQAELLWQRIIAKGTGANADFEVALNLQPGASDEDFQSVENQLGVTLPEEMKALYRVHNGQVWNVGVDCFVRNLTLSPLDQVKENWAFLQEEFDPDDMEPEIEDDAIKPVLWNCKWIPIAENGGGDYLCLDTDPSGSGTVGQVLYFWHDWGHRSIEAAGLFEFIQKCLEEKDEDNAT; this is encoded by the coding sequence ATGATCGAGCAAGCAGAGCTGCTATGGCAACGTATTATTGCAAAAGGAACAGGAGCAAATGCAGATTTTGAGGTAGCGCTCAATCTTCAACCTGGTGCGAGCGATGAAGATTTTCAATCTGTGGAAAATCAACTTGGGGTGACATTGCCTGAAGAGATGAAGGCTCTGTATCGTGTACATAACGGACAAGTCTGGAATGTTGGCGTAGATTGCTTTGTGCGGAACCTGACATTGTCGCCTCTGGATCAGGTTAAGGAGAATTGGGCGTTTTTGCAGGAAGAATTCGACCCGGATGATATGGAACCGGAGATTGAAGATGATGCCATTAAGCCAGTACTGTGGAACTGCAAATGGATTCCGATCGCAGAAAATGGTGGTGGGGATTATCTATGTCTGGACACAGACCCATCAGGTTCTGGAACGGTAGGACAGGTGTTGTATTTTTGGCATGATTGGGGACATCGATCAATTGAAGCTGCGGGGTTATTTGAATTCATTCAGAAGTGTCTGGAAGAAAAGGATGAGGACAATGCAACGTAG